From Thermococcus sp., a single genomic window includes:
- the porD gene encoding pyruvate synthase subunit PorD, whose protein sequence is MAESPFKADIERVGKEYSEKMTPGAIATIPGSSVINKTGSWRVFMPEFNRDKCVRCYLCYIYCPEPAIYLDEENFPVFDYDYCKGCGICANECPTDAIIMVRESK, encoded by the coding sequence ATGGCTGAGAGTCCGTTTAAGGCCGACATAGAGAGGGTTGGGAAGGAGTATAGCGAAAAGATGACACCCGGAGCGATAGCCACCATTCCGGGCAGCAGTGTGATAAACAAGACCGGTTCCTGGCGTGTTTTCATGCCCGAGTTCAACCGTGACAAGTGCGTCCGCTGCTACCTCTGTTATATCTACTGCCCCGAGCCGGCCATCTACCTTGACGAGGAGAACTTCCCGGTCTTCGACTACGATTACTGTAAGGGTTGTGGCATCTGCGCTAACGAGTGCCCGACCGATGCCATAATAATGGTTAGGGAGAGCAAGTGA
- a CDS encoding P-loop NTPase, whose translation MKILVSGKGGCGKSTISAMLGKYLARNDYRILIIDADESNPGLYRMLGLPRVKTLAEHLGGKKRAKILMAAEGEGELDEELFKWTLDEVPGEILARKGNLAVLTIGKIEEAEEGCACPYGFLARKLLEGIRLKEDEVIIVDTEAGIEHFGRGVDKYVDVVIDVAEPSVESIELSKKIASLSESLSLRHFLVLNKALPGVEEKLPVKPDVIISFNQDFILDSLNGKEVEPVEQIERLWGIIAG comes from the coding sequence ATGAAGATTCTCGTGAGCGGCAAGGGCGGTTGCGGAAAGAGCACGATAAGCGCGATGCTCGGAAAGTATCTCGCTAGGAATGACTATCGCATCCTAATCATAGACGCCGACGAGTCAAACCCCGGTCTTTACAGGATGCTCGGCCTCCCAAGGGTCAAAACGCTCGCTGAGCATCTGGGGGGAAAGAAGAGGGCCAAGATACTCATGGCGGCTGAAGGAGAGGGAGAACTCGACGAGGAGCTTTTCAAATGGACCCTCGACGAGGTTCCCGGGGAGATACTTGCGAGGAAAGGCAATCTTGCGGTTCTGACGATTGGAAAGATTGAGGAAGCGGAAGAAGGTTGCGCCTGTCCCTACGGCTTCTTGGCCAGAAAGCTCCTCGAGGGTATAAGGCTGAAGGAGGATGAGGTTATCATAGTTGATACCGAGGCGGGAATAGAGCACTTCGGTAGGGGCGTTGATAAATACGTTGATGTCGTTATCGATGTGGCTGAACCTTCTGTGGAGTCCATTGAGCTGTCGAAGAAGATAGCCTCCCTGAGCGAGAGCCTCAGCCTCAGGCACTTCCTAGTCCTCAACAAGGCCCTCCCAGGGGTTGAGGAGAAGTTGCCGGTTAAGCCCGATGTAATAATATCCTTTAACCAAGACTTCATACTCGACAGTCTGAACGGAAAGGAAGTCGAGCCAGTAGAACAGATAGAGCGGCTCTGGGGGATAATCGCCGGGTGA
- a CDS encoding 3-methyl-2-oxobutanoate dehydrogenase subunit beta, with the protein MEIPESVKKRLTLPAEEHFYAGHTACQGCGASLGLRYVLKAYGKKTIVTIPACCSTIIAGAWPYSTLDANLFHTAFETTGAVISGIEAALKALGYKVKGEDGVMVVGWAGDGGTADIGLQALSGFLERGHDAVYIMYDNEAYMNTGIQRSGSTPYGAWTTNTPGGKKHFLEKRHKKKVIDIVIAHEIPYAATASDAYPEDFIRKLKKAQNTPGPSFIQLFAPCPTGWRSPTDKSIEIARLAVQTAYFPLFEYENGKYKINMPSTKKEPKPIEEFLKYQGRFKYMTKEDIQILQEWVNHEWERLQKLAEVFG; encoded by the coding sequence ATGGAGATTCCCGAGAGCGTTAAGAAAAGGCTTACCCTTCCGGCTGAAGAGCACTTCTACGCCGGCCACACGGCCTGCCAGGGTTGTGGTGCATCGCTCGGACTCCGCTACGTCCTCAAGGCCTACGGAAAGAAGACTATAGTTACCATCCCCGCGTGCTGCTCAACCATCATAGCAGGCGCCTGGCCCTACTCAACCCTCGACGCCAATCTGTTCCACACGGCCTTTGAGACCACAGGAGCGGTGATAAGCGGCATCGAGGCCGCACTCAAGGCCCTAGGTTACAAGGTCAAGGGTGAGGACGGCGTTATGGTCGTCGGATGGGCTGGCGACGGAGGAACTGCTGACATAGGTCTTCAGGCTCTCTCCGGCTTCCTTGAGAGGGGCCACGACGCGGTTTACATAATGTACGACAACGAGGCCTACATGAACACCGGAATCCAGAGGAGCGGTTCAACACCATATGGTGCTTGGACCACCAACACTCCCGGTGGAAAGAAGCACTTCCTTGAGAAGAGGCACAAGAAGAAGGTCATTGACATCGTTATAGCCCATGAGATCCCCTACGCCGCAACCGCGAGCGACGCCTACCCTGAGGACTTCATAAGGAAGCTTAAGAAGGCCCAAAATACTCCGGGCCCGAGCTTCATACAGCTCTTCGCGCCCTGCCCGACCGGCTGGCGCTCACCAACGGACAAGAGCATCGAGATAGCGAGGCTTGCCGTCCAGACCGCCTACTTCCCGCTCTTTGAGTACGAAAACGGAAAATACAAGATCAACATGCCCTCAACGAAGAAGGAGCCGAAGCCTATAGAGGAGTTCCTCAAGTACCAGGGCCGCTTTAAGTACATGACAAAGGAGGACATTCAGATCCTCCAGGAGTGGGTCAACCACGAGTGGGAGAGGCTCCAGAAGCTTGCCGAGGTCTTCGGCTGA
- the porB gene encoding pyruvate synthase subunit PorB, whose protein sequence is MAVRKPPITTREYWAPGHAACAGCGCATGMKLVTKAFSEAMEEKFGDPNAFAIAHATGCMEVVSAVFPYTAWKAPWIHVAFENAAAAASGVEAAWKKLGRKGKILAFGGDGGTADIGMQALSGMLERRHNVVYVMYDNEAYMNTGIQRSSSTPYGAWTTTSPPGKLSIGEDKPKKWVALIAAAHQVPYVATASIGNPFDLVKKVKKAAKVDGPAFVQMHCTCPTGWKSPLEKGVEIARLAIETGVWPLFEIENGDLFNIKIQSPGGGAKVKREGGRVVAIEFKKPIEEYLKLQGRFKHLFKRPEAIDEMREQIKAMWKVLGVEVTLPKPEE, encoded by the coding sequence ATGGCCGTGAGAAAACCCCCTATCACAACTCGCGAGTACTGGGCGCCCGGTCACGCCGCCTGTGCTGGCTGTGGCTGTGCCACCGGCATGAAGCTGGTCACTAAAGCCTTCAGCGAGGCCATGGAGGAGAAGTTCGGCGACCCCAATGCCTTCGCCATAGCCCACGCAACGGGCTGTATGGAAGTCGTCAGCGCAGTATTCCCGTACACCGCCTGGAAGGCCCCCTGGATTCATGTCGCCTTCGAGAACGCGGCAGCGGCAGCGAGCGGTGTTGAGGCCGCCTGGAAGAAGCTTGGAAGGAAGGGCAAGATACTCGCCTTCGGTGGGGATGGAGGTACCGCCGATATTGGTATGCAGGCCCTTAGCGGTATGCTCGAGAGAAGGCACAACGTCGTTTACGTCATGTACGACAACGAGGCTTACATGAACACCGGAATCCAGCGCTCAAGTTCAACCCCCTATGGTGCTTGGACCACCACCAGCCCGCCGGGTAAGCTCTCAATCGGTGAGGACAAGCCCAAGAAGTGGGTTGCGCTTATAGCGGCTGCCCACCAGGTGCCCTACGTCGCCACCGCGAGCATAGGAAACCCCTTTGACCTCGTGAAGAAGGTTAAGAAGGCCGCAAAGGTCGACGGCCCGGCCTTCGTTCAGATGCACTGCACCTGCCCGACCGGCTGGAAGAGCCCGCTCGAGAAGGGTGTCGAGATCGCTCGCCTCGCCATTGAGACCGGTGTCTGGCCTCTCTTTGAGATCGAGAACGGAGACCTCTTCAACATCAAAATACAGAGTCCGGGCGGAGGCGCCAAGGTCAAGCGTGAGGGCGGTCGCGTCGTCGCCATCGAGTTCAAGAAGCCCATCGAAGAATACCTTAAGTTACAGGGCAGGTTCAAGCACCTGTTCAAGAGGCCAGAGGCAATAGACGAGATGCGCGAGCAGATCAAGGCCATGTGGAAGGTTTTGGGCGTCGAAGTCACCCTCCCGAAGCCGGAGGAGTGA
- a CDS encoding cysteine desulfurase: MKIPDDVRKDIPLTIEVIYFDNTATSLTPKPVIEAMDDYYLRYRANVHRGVHRLSQMATHKYEESRKIVADFINAEFGEIVFTKNTSESLNLVALGLENLFRPGDKIVTTPYEHHSDLLPWQRLARRKGLKLEFIEGDNEGNLDLSDAERKIKDAKLVAVQHVSNVLGVVHEVEELGKMAKEEGAIFVVDAAQSAGHMEVDVRKLHVDFLAFSGHKGPMGPTGIGVLYLNSGFFDVFEPPLIGGGTIEDVSPDGYRLTEPPERFEAGTPNIGGAIGLAAGIRYIQRIGLKGIERQERKLVKRTVEGLDELEIPWYGPGNLKKHAGVVSFNIPPLHPHDVAAVLDDHGIMVRSGHHCALPVMKKLGINGTVRASFHVYNSLEEVEAFLGVLEELVRNLR, from the coding sequence ATGAAGATCCCGGACGATGTTAGGAAGGACATACCGCTGACGATCGAGGTCATATATTTCGACAACACGGCCACCTCCTTAACGCCAAAGCCCGTAATCGAGGCGATGGATGATTACTATCTGAGGTACCGCGCCAACGTCCACAGGGGCGTTCACAGGCTCTCCCAGATGGCGACCCACAAATACGAGGAGAGCAGGAAGATCGTGGCTGACTTCATCAACGCAGAGTTCGGGGAGATAGTCTTCACCAAAAACACGAGCGAGAGCCTTAACTTGGTCGCCCTCGGACTTGAGAACCTTTTTAGACCGGGCGATAAGATAGTAACAACCCCCTACGAGCACCACTCCGATTTACTCCCCTGGCAGAGGCTGGCCAGAAGGAAAGGCCTCAAATTGGAGTTCATCGAAGGTGACAACGAGGGCAACCTCGATTTAAGCGATGCCGAAAGGAAGATTAAAGATGCGAAGCTAGTGGCGGTTCAACATGTCTCGAACGTCCTCGGCGTTGTCCACGAGGTCGAGGAGCTTGGGAAGATGGCGAAGGAGGAAGGGGCGATATTTGTCGTTGATGCAGCCCAGAGCGCCGGTCACATGGAGGTTGACGTGAGGAAACTGCACGTGGACTTCCTGGCCTTCTCAGGTCACAAAGGGCCGATGGGCCCAACTGGAATAGGCGTCCTCTACCTCAACAGTGGGTTCTTTGATGTCTTCGAGCCACCGCTCATCGGCGGGGGGACGATAGAGGATGTGAGCCCCGATGGATACAGGTTAACGGAGCCTCCAGAAAGGTTTGAGGCGGGAACTCCGAACATAGGCGGCGCAATAGGACTGGCCGCGGGAATACGCTACATCCAGCGGATAGGCCTTAAGGGAATCGAAAGGCAGGAGAGGAAGCTCGTAAAGAGAACCGTTGAAGGCCTCGACGAGCTTGAAATACCGTGGTATGGGCCGGGAAATCTGAAAAAACACGCCGGTGTCGTCAGCTTCAACATCCCCCCGCTCCACCCGCACGACGTAGCGGCGGTACTGGACGACCACGGGATAATGGTTCGCTCAGGCCACCACTGTGCTTTACCAGTGATGAAAAAGCTCGGGATAAACGGAACTGTGAGGGCCTCGTTCCACGTCTACAACAGCCTTGAGGAAGTTGAGGCCTTCCTAGGGGTTCTTGAGGAGCTGGTTAGAAACCTGCGGTGA
- the porA gene encoding pyruvate ferredoxin oxidoreductase, whose amino-acid sequence MDYKPIRKVVSGNYAAAYAVKHARVQVVAAYPITPQTSIIEKIAEFIANGEADIQYVPVESEHSAMAATIGASATGARAFTATAAQGLALMHEMLHWASGSRLPIVMVDVNRAMAPPWSVWDDQTDSLAQRDTGWMQFYAENNQEVYDGVLMSYKVAEQVNVPIMVVESAFILSHTYDVVEMIPQELVDEFLPPRKPLYTLTDFDNPISVGALATPNDYYEFRYKLAKAHEEAKEVIKKVGREFGERFGRDYSSMIETDHVDDADFVFMGMGSLMGTVKQAVDILRSEGYKVGYAKVRWFRPFPKEELKEIAESVKGIAVLDRNFSFGQEGILFNEAKGALYGTGAEPLIKDYIVGLGGRDFTVPDVKAIAEDMKRLIEKGELDREVDWYHLKR is encoded by the coding sequence ATGGATTACAAACCCATTAGGAAGGTTGTGAGCGGGAACTACGCGGCTGCTTACGCCGTGAAGCACGCCCGTGTCCAGGTTGTCGCCGCTTATCCAATCACACCTCAGACTAGCATCATTGAGAAGATAGCAGAGTTCATAGCCAACGGTGAGGCTGATATCCAGTACGTCCCGGTCGAGAGCGAGCACTCGGCCATGGCGGCAACCATCGGTGCTTCCGCCACGGGTGCAAGGGCCTTTACCGCTACGGCCGCCCAGGGATTAGCTTTGATGCACGAGATGCTTCACTGGGCGAGCGGCTCGAGGTTACCGATAGTCATGGTCGACGTTAACAGAGCCATGGCTCCCCCGTGGAGCGTCTGGGACGACCAGACCGATTCACTTGCTCAGCGTGATACAGGCTGGATGCAGTTCTACGCTGAGAACAACCAAGAGGTTTACGACGGCGTTCTCATGTCCTACAAGGTAGCCGAACAGGTCAACGTTCCGATAATGGTCGTTGAGAGTGCCTTCATCCTGAGCCACACCTACGATGTAGTTGAGATGATTCCCCAGGAGCTTGTCGATGAGTTCCTTCCGCCGAGGAAGCCGCTATACACCCTCACCGACTTCGACAACCCGATTTCGGTTGGAGCACTTGCGACTCCGAACGATTACTATGAGTTCCGCTACAAGCTGGCCAAGGCCCACGAGGAGGCAAAGGAGGTCATCAAGAAGGTTGGAAGGGAGTTCGGTGAGCGCTTTGGAAGGGACTACAGCAGCATGATAGAGACCGACCATGTCGACGATGCCGATTTCGTCTTCATGGGCATGGGTTCGCTCATGGGAACCGTCAAGCAGGCGGTTGACATCCTCAGGAGCGAGGGCTACAAGGTCGGCTACGCGAAGGTGAGATGGTTCCGCCCGTTCCCCAAGGAAGAACTCAAGGAGATAGCGGAGAGCGTCAAGGGCATAGCCGTCCTCGACAGGAACTTCTCCTTCGGCCAGGAGGGCATACTCTTCAATGAGGCGAAGGGAGCACTCTATGGAACCGGCGCGGAGCCGCTGATTAAGGACTATATCGTCGGCCTTGGAGGCAGGGACTTCACGGTTCCGGACGTTAAGGCGATAGCGGAAGACATGAAGAGGCTCATCGAAAAAGGCGAGCTTGATAGAGAGGTGGATTGGTACCACCTTAAGAGGTGA
- a CDS encoding pyruvate/ketoisovalerate ferredoxin oxidoreductase subunit gamma → MIEIRFHGRGGQGAVTAANILASAAFKGGKYVQAFPFFGVERRGAPVTAFTRIDEKPIRIKTQIYEPDIVVVLDPSLLDTVDVTAGLKENGIVIVNTEKSKEEVLEKLKKKPAKLALVDATTIALEVLGLPITNTAILGAVAKATGIVDLPYIQEAIKETFSGTLGEKNAKAAEESFEKTVIYGL, encoded by the coding sequence ATGATTGAGATTCGTTTTCACGGTAGAGGTGGACAGGGTGCAGTTACGGCTGCCAACATATTGGCCTCTGCAGCCTTCAAGGGAGGCAAGTACGTCCAAGCATTCCCCTTCTTTGGCGTTGAAAGGCGTGGAGCGCCGGTTACGGCTTTCACCAGGATTGACGAGAAGCCGATCAGGATAAAGACCCAGATATACGAGCCTGACATTGTCGTTGTCCTCGACCCAAGCCTTCTTGACACCGTCGATGTGACCGCGGGTCTCAAGGAGAACGGCATAGTCATTGTCAACACCGAGAAGAGCAAGGAAGAAGTGCTTGAAAAGCTCAAGAAGAAACCGGCCAAGCTGGCCCTCGTTGATGCTACTACGATAGCCCTCGAAGTCCTCGGTCTTCCGATCACCAACACCGCAATCCTCGGTGCCGTTGCCAAGGCCACTGGAATCGTCGACCTCCCCTACATCCAGGAGGCCATTAAGGAGACCTTCTCTGGGACGCTTGGTGAGAAGAACGCCAAGGCCGCTGAGGAGTCCTTTGAGAAGACCGTTATCTACGGGCTGTAA
- a CDS encoding nascent polypeptide-associated complex protein, with amino-acid sequence MMGMNPRQMKKLMRQMGIKMDELDGVEEVVIRLENREIVLKEPAVTVISAQGEKSYQIVPGSEEVRPRVKVSEEDVKLVMEQAGVDEETARKALVGAEGDLAEAILKLTGE; translated from the coding sequence ATGATGGGTATGAACCCGAGGCAGATGAAGAAGCTCATGAGGCAGATGGGCATCAAGATGGACGAGCTTGATGGCGTTGAGGAGGTAGTGATCAGGCTTGAGAACAGGGAGATAGTTTTGAAAGAGCCTGCCGTCACGGTGATCTCAGCCCAGGGAGAGAAGAGCTACCAGATAGTTCCAGGAAGTGAAGAGGTTAGACCGAGGGTGAAGGTCTCAGAGGAGGACGTTAAGCTCGTCATGGAACAGGCGGGGGTGGATGAGGAAACCGCCAGGAAGGCCCTCGTCGGGGCTGAGGGTGACCTGGCGGAGGCCATATTGAAGCTCACTGGGGAGTGA
- a CDS encoding 3-methyl-2-oxobutanoate dehydrogenase subunit delta has translation MNTLFGEKKEGATKIVLTKADEYPEAPVSIGTTLSNFTGDWRTFIPVIDDDKCVKCYICWKFCPEPAIYIRDDGYVAVDYDYCKGCGICANECPTKAITMEKEEK, from the coding sequence TTGAACACGTTGTTTGGTGAAAAAAAAGAAGGGGCCACCAAAATCGTCCTCACAAAGGCGGACGAGTACCCAGAGGCCCCGGTAAGCATAGGTACCACGCTCAGCAACTTCACTGGCGACTGGAGAACCTTCATCCCGGTCATAGACGATGACAAGTGCGTCAAGTGCTACATCTGCTGGAAGTTCTGCCCGGAGCCGGCAATATACATAAGGGATGACGGCTACGTCGCGGTCGACTACGATTACTGTAAGGGTTGTGGCATCTGCGCTAACGAGTGCCCGACCAAGGCGATAACGATGGAGAAAGAGGAGAAGTGA
- a CDS encoding carboxymuconolactone decarboxylase family protein, with protein MGEEDVMVKLEEIEALLDKLGKEHPKEISAFSRFLRETLDNKALTTREKELIALALGISAGCEWCIYLHTRKALEAGAKPEELMEAGLVAVLMAGGPALMHLIPLTKAIEAFKEGR; from the coding sequence ATGGGAGAAGAAGACGTGATGGTGAAGCTCGAGGAGATTGAGGCCCTTTTAGATAAGCTCGGCAAGGAGCACCCGAAGGAAATATCGGCTTTCTCACGCTTTCTGAGGGAGACCCTCGACAACAAGGCCCTAACAACGAGAGAGAAGGAGCTTATAGCACTTGCCCTGGGAATCTCGGCGGGCTGTGAGTGGTGCATATACCTCCACACCAGGAAGGCCCTTGAGGCCGGGGCGAAGCCGGAAGAACTTATGGAAGCTGGACTGGTGGCAGTTCTTATGGCCGGTGGACCGGCCCTGATGCACCTCATCCCACTGACGAAGGCGATAGAAGCATTTAAGGAGGGGAGATAA
- the porA gene encoding pyruvate synthase subunit PorA: MPIRTVMKANEAAAWAAKLAKPKVIAAFPITPSTLVPEKISEFVANGELDAEFIKVESEHSAISACVGASAAGVRTFTATASQGLALMHEVLFIAAGMRLPIVIAVGNRSLSAPINIWNDWQDSISERDTGWMQFYAENNQEALDLIIAAFKVAEDERVLLPAMVGFDAFILTHTVEPVEIPDQELVDEFLGEYEPKYAYLDPTKPITQGTLAFPAHYMETRYTVWEANENAKKVIDEVFAEFEKRFGRKYQKIEEYRTDDAEIIFVTMGSLAGTVKDYVDHLREKGIKAGAAKLTVYRPFPTEEVRELAKKAKVIALLEKNITFSVGGALFQDFSRTLVNVEDKPILVDFILGLGGRDVTFGNLDEVLEISRKALAGEEFGEVNWIGLRKEIL; encoded by the coding sequence ATGCCGATTAGAACCGTTATGAAGGCTAACGAAGCGGCCGCCTGGGCGGCAAAGCTGGCCAAGCCCAAGGTTATAGCCGCGTTCCCGATTACTCCATCGACTCTCGTCCCCGAGAAGATAAGCGAGTTTGTCGCCAACGGGGAACTCGATGCAGAGTTCATCAAAGTCGAGAGCGAGCACTCCGCTATTTCTGCCTGCGTTGGTGCCTCCGCCGCTGGCGTCAGAACCTTCACCGCGACCGCTTCCCAGGGTCTCGCCCTGATGCACGAGGTTCTCTTCATCGCTGCCGGCATGAGGCTCCCGATAGTCATAGCCGTTGGAAACCGCTCGCTCAGTGCTCCCATCAACATCTGGAACGACTGGCAGGACAGCATAAGCGAGCGCGACACAGGCTGGATGCAGTTCTACGCCGAGAACAACCAGGAAGCCCTTGACCTCATTATAGCCGCCTTCAAAGTTGCCGAGGACGAGAGGGTTCTCCTCCCGGCCATGGTCGGCTTCGACGCGTTCATCCTCACCCACACGGTTGAGCCGGTGGAGATACCCGACCAGGAGCTCGTTGACGAGTTCCTCGGTGAGTACGAGCCGAAGTACGCCTACCTCGACCCGACTAAACCAATAACCCAGGGCACTTTAGCGTTCCCGGCCCATTATATGGAGACCCGCTATACCGTCTGGGAGGCCAACGAGAACGCCAAGAAGGTCATCGACGAGGTCTTCGCGGAGTTCGAGAAGCGCTTTGGTAGAAAGTACCAGAAGATCGAGGAGTACCGCACCGACGACGCCGAGATAATCTTCGTCACCATGGGTTCCCTCGCCGGAACCGTCAAGGACTACGTTGACCACCTCAGGGAGAAGGGAATAAAGGCCGGTGCAGCCAAGCTCACCGTCTACAGGCCGTTCCCGACCGAGGAGGTCAGAGAGCTGGCAAAGAAGGCCAAGGTCATAGCGCTCCTTGAGAAGAACATCACCTTCAGCGTCGGCGGAGCACTCTTCCAGGACTTCAGCAGGACTTTGGTGAACGTGGAGGACAAGCCGATACTCGTTGACTTCATCCTCGGTCTCGGTGGCAGGGACGTTACCTTCGGGAACCTCGACGAGGTTCTTGAGATAAGCAGGAAGGCCCTCGCCGGAGAGGAGTTTGGGGAAGTCAACTGGATTGGACTGAGGAAGGAGATACTGTGA
- a CDS encoding tetratricopeptide repeat protein: MDRLKAYVIGFLLIVLAIAAGIVWYGGWRLLLQVVLVLGFLAFTLILLFFMGLTLYAESWKYGTILAILTTISGYATYLSIVWRDLWIVGAVIVFFVAAFAFGVWYISEPDLGLADRFKSAESLEKAGKYKQAARKYEKAGDYLKAAGMYEKLGWMESAAWAYEKAGKYEKAAEIYEELYEKEKDTYYLKEAHEYWKKAGNMERAAQALEKYAEEEPWFWEDVAKLYEELGNEGKAREAWGKALEYYQGEAEEEGVFYEDVGNIARKLGMEELAREAYGKFLEYCLKEAEEDPMWWKHVAEAYEYLGEADKAEEARKKYEEYRQSIMKANEETSKFPEERGESGSS, encoded by the coding sequence ATGGACAGGCTAAAAGCATACGTTATAGGTTTCCTGCTTATAGTTCTCGCGATAGCGGCTGGTATCGTCTGGTACGGCGGCTGGAGATTGTTACTACAGGTTGTACTCGTCCTCGGCTTCCTTGCCTTCACTCTGATATTGCTCTTCTTCATGGGGTTAACCCTCTACGCGGAGAGCTGGAAGTATGGGACGATTCTGGCTATTTTAACGACTATAAGCGGCTATGCAACCTACCTGAGCATAGTATGGCGCGACCTCTGGATCGTCGGGGCGGTAATAGTCTTTTTCGTCGCGGCCTTTGCCTTTGGGGTCTGGTATATCAGCGAACCTGACCTCGGGCTGGCGGACCGCTTCAAGAGCGCCGAGAGCCTTGAAAAGGCCGGCAAGTACAAGCAGGCCGCGAGAAAGTACGAGAAGGCCGGAGATTATCTAAAGGCCGCGGGGATGTACGAGAAACTCGGCTGGATGGAGAGCGCCGCCTGGGCCTACGAAAAGGCCGGAAAGTACGAGAAAGCCGCTGAAATCTACGAGGAACTCTATGAAAAGGAGAAGGACACTTACTACCTTAAGGAGGCCCATGAGTACTGGAAGAAAGCCGGAAATATGGAGAGGGCCGCCCAAGCCCTTGAAAAGTACGCGGAGGAAGAACCCTGGTTCTGGGAGGACGTTGCAAAGCTCTACGAAGAGCTTGGAAATGAAGGAAAGGCAAGGGAAGCCTGGGGGAAGGCCCTTGAATACTACCAGGGAGAAGCAGAAGAGGAGGGCGTCTTCTACGAGGACGTCGGCAACATAGCGAGAAAGCTCGGCATGGAAGAGTTGGCTAGGGAAGCCTACGGGAAGTTCCTCGAGTACTGCCTGAAGGAGGCTGAGGAGGATCCAATGTGGTGGAAGCACGTGGCCGAGGCATATGAATACCTCGGCGAGGCTGATAAAGCAGAAGAGGCTAGGAAGAAGTATGAAGAGTACAGGCAGAGCATCATGAAGGCCAACGAAGAAACCTCGAAGTTCCCGGAGGAGAGGGGGGAGAGTGGCTCTTCCTAA